The Streptomyces sp. NBC_00569 genomic sequence CATAGTGGCCGCTTCGATGGGCTTGTGCCATCCGTCTTCGGGGTGGCTGGCCAGGTGGAGCAGGCCCGCGATCCGCGCCACGGCCCCGTCTCGCTTGGACGCCCATTTGACGATCGGCGCGAAGCTTCCGTCCCGCCCTAGCCTCGCTTCGGTGACCTTCTGGAAGGCGAGCATGACCGCGTCCGCCTCGGGGGTGAGGGTCAAGAGCGCGGGGTCGGTCCAGTCGGCCAGCGCGAGGGTGAGGCCTGCGAGTTGGCGGGTGTAGGTGGCGGCTACCTGCTCGGCCAGGAGGTCCGGGGAGAGGTTGCGGCTGCCGACCAGAGACAGGGGCTTGGAGTACAGGAAGCGGGCGAGCAGGCCGCGTCCGTCGGCTCCGTCGATGCGGGCGAGGGAGTCGAGTACTTCCGGCTGGATGGCCAGGCCGACGGTGACGGCCGGGGAGTCGATGTGTTCGGCCTCGCGGCTTTGCCGGTTGACGCGGATCATGTCGCCTGCGTGGCCCTTGAGGAACATGCCCATGTTGGGCTTGCCGGTGTAGCGCCCGGCGATGATGTCGAACAGCTCGCCCTCGGCGCTCATGCAGGAGATCCGCCCGTTCTGCTGGGCGAGCAGCGTTCCGATGGTCTCCGGGGTCGCATCGTCCGCCACGAGCTGAGGCACGGACGGGATCGTCAGTTCCTCGGCGGCCTGCGCGAGTTCAACCGCCTCGGCCGTCAGCGCGTCCCGCTGCCCCGGCTCGGCCCCGGCCGCCTTAGCCGCGGCCTTCTCCGCGGCAGCTTTGGCAAGGCGGGCCAGGGTCTCGGCCTCGGCCCGCACGGGGCCAGACAGCTCGATGAGTGCCTTTTCGGCGTCGAGGAGGGGGCGCACCATGAGGTCGAATACGGCGCTCTTACGGTTGCCGGGGTCCAGGGCCACGGCGGTGTAGATGTTCACGGGCTCGCGCCAGTGGCCGCGCACGCACACCTTCACCCGGCCGCCGGCGGCGGTGGCGATGACCGCGAGGGCGAGGCATCCGGCGAGGTCGATGGGGGTCTGGGTTTCCTCGGCGACGCCCCGGACCATGTCACCGAGCCAGGCCGGCAGGGTGTCCACGGGGAAGGTGGGCAGGGGCGGGCGGGACTTGAGCGGGACGGGTTCGTCCCAGGCCGGGCCGGTGATCTGCTCGGGGTCGATGTCGAACCCCTCCCACAGGTCGGGGCTCATGTCGTTGGGGACGCTCATACGGCCTTGCCTCCTTCCTTGGCGCGGGCGAGCTGCGGGCAGGTGGCGCGGTGTTCGTTGTGTGCGGCCACGAGGCTCAGTACGGCGGCGCGGCCTATGGCGGTCCGTTCACGGCCGCAGGAGCACCACGAGTGGGCCGAGGGGGTCACGCGCCAGTCCGGGGGCGCCACGATGTGCAGAACGGCCCGGGGGCGGTATCCGTCGTTCATTTGCGGGTCAGGGCGAACAGCAATGGGGACGCCTTCGGCGACGCCCTCTCGGTCGCCCACGACGAGGCGCAGGTGCCGCCGTCCGGCGCCGTGCGGGCGGTGGGGGTGGCTGCTCATGCTGCCCTCCCCGCATCGGGGTTGAGGCCGTTGTCGACCGCGCGGGCCGCGTACGGCTCGGGGACCCCAACGGAGACAGCCGCTGCGATGACCTCTTGCCCGAGCTCGTCCAGGCCGCAGGGGCCGGGGCACTGTGTGTGCTGCTTGGCGAGGAACTGGGCCACCCCGAACGCCTGCGACGCGGCACCCGATTCGGTACGAGCCAGGACCAGGGCCAAACCGCGGGCGAGGCCGGTGCGGACGTACTTCTCGGTGTGGCGGCAGCCGGTGGCCACGCTCGCGTCCCACGTGGCGCGGCCGGTAGATGAAGAGACCACCTCCCCGCGGGCGGGGGTGGTCTCTTCCTCCTCGACCAGGGCGCGGACGGCGTCCGGCAGGGGCGTCATGGCGCCGGTGCCGAACCCGAGCCAGCGGGCGTACTGCATGTGCGACTTGATGTCGACACCGGGGCGTACGGCGTTGGCCGACCGCATCGGCCCCCGGTAGATCCAGTGCTCACCCCGGGTGGTGGGCACGGTCCGGGTCGGCGGGAGGCTCTCCCGGGCCCACGCGACCGCGTCCGCGTGGTCCAGATCGACGACCGTTAGCCCGGCCCCGCCGGGGTGGTAAGCGACAGCCGAGGCTTGCCTCCACGCGAACGTCCATGCCTGTGAGGTGAGGACATCAGGGTTCGTGGTGGCCGCGGCCCACGCGTGGCAGGGGCGCAGGCAACGGCACGGTCCGGCCGTCTTCATGTTCGGCCTGCCACCACAGGCGTTCTGGGCGCAGCCGGGGCAGTTCCAGAACGGCACCTTCCCCTTGCGTAGCGGTAGGACGGGCAGACCATCGGCTGCGAGACGGAGAGCGGTGATCCGGTGCTCGTTCATGCCGCCACCCCCAGGCCGGCGCGAGAGACGCGGAAGGCACGGCCGATGTACTCGGTGTAGGCGGGCGGGATGGCCTCGGTCAGTTCCTCGCGCACGCTCGTCCACGTGATGCCCATCGCCTCTTGAAGCTCCGGGACGCTCGGCTTGCCGCCGCCGTTGCCGTACGGGGCTACGTAGGGGCCTTCGTGGTACTCGCCGTGCCTATAGCCGCGCACCCGACCTCGATGGCACGGGTGAGTCGGTTGAGGGGCGGTCCATCCGCCGCCCAACTCAAAGTTGGGGTGCCGGATGACGCCCAGGCCCCACATCTCGCCGCAGAGCCAGAGGTCCTTGCGGATCTCGGCACGGCCGTTGGGCTGCTCGATGACGTACGGAAGGCCCGACCGGTCCAGTAGTTCACGGGTGGGGGCAACCAGGTCGACGTGGGTGCCGCCCCAGCCCTTGGACTGGTTGGTGCCGATGCTCAGGGTGCACTTGGCCTGGCAAGGCGGAGATGCGTGGGCGAACCTGAACCGGCGGATCTCGCCGGTGGCGATGAGGTGCGCGAGGTACTCCAGGGCATCGCCCCGGTGGTAGGTGAAGGGGT encodes the following:
- a CDS encoding YfjI family protein, with translation MSVPNDMSPDLWEGFDIDPEQITGPAWDEPVPLKSRPPLPTFPVDTLPAWLGDMVRGVAEETQTPIDLAGCLALAVIATAAGGRVKVCVRGHWREPVNIYTAVALDPGNRKSAVFDLMVRPLLDAEKALIELSGPVRAEAETLARLAKAAAEKAAAKAAGAEPGQRDALTAEAVELAQAAEELTIPSVPQLVADDATPETIGTLLAQQNGRISCMSAEGELFDIIAGRYTGKPNMGMFLKGHAGDMIRVNRQSREAEHIDSPAVTVGLAIQPEVLDSLARIDGADGRGLLARFLYSKPLSLVGSRNLSPDLLAEQVAATYTRQLAGLTLALADWTDPALLTLTPEADAVMLAFQKVTEARLGRDGSFAPIVKWASKRDGAVARIAGLLHLASHPEDGWHKPIEAATMAAATELGVYFTAHALDVFDTMSADPAHDAALNVLAHLLSSRPAQITKRELFRALRRADFPAIGDLDPALALLEEHGWIRQQPPPPRTGRGGRPPSPRYETHPRIGRGA
- a CDS encoding DNA methylase; this translates as MTQPTDIRREDQRPLLLDLFSCAGGAAMGYARAGFRVHGCDIADRPNYPFTYHRGDALEYLAHLIATGEIRRFRFAHASPPCQAKCTLSIGTNQSKGWGGTHVDLVAPTRELLDRSGLPYVIEQPNGRAEIRKDLWLCGEMWGLGVIRHPNFELGGGWTAPQPTHPCHRGRVRGYRHGEYHEGPYVAPYGNGGGKPSVPELQEAMGITWTSVREELTEAIPPAYTEYIGRAFRVSRAGLGVAA
- a CDS encoding bifunctional DNA primase/polymerase — protein: MNEHRITALRLAADGLPVLPLRKGKVPFWNCPGCAQNACGGRPNMKTAGPCRCLRPCHAWAAATTNPDVLTSQAWTFAWRQASAVAYHPGGAGLTVVDLDHADAVAWARESLPPTRTVPTTRGEHWIYRGPMRSANAVRPGVDIKSHMQYARWLGFGTGAMTPLPDAVRALVEEEETTPARGEVVSSSTGRATWDASVATGCRHTEKYVRTGLARGLALVLARTESGAASQAFGVAQFLAKQHTQCPGPCGLDELGQEVIAAAVSVGVPEPYAARAVDNGLNPDAGRAA